The genomic region CATATTATATTctccttgattattttcctataacagcacatcttatattctttatatattatCTGTATTATGTCTTCTAATGTATAAATTATGTCTTAGCACTgtttgaggtgagtgtgtgatgcgGTGTTAAACTGGAGGCTATAAGTGTCCTTTATTTGTTACAACCTACATGGCTTTAGTgcaaatctacaaaaaaaaaaaaaaaaagaagagaagacgGATGATACAGTAGTACCACAGGCCAAGGATATGCAagtttccaaaaataaaaacaaacaaacatatgaCTTAAAAGTTGCCTGAATGACTGGACTGTGAAAGGCAGTCTCTTAGCAAACTCTGTGATGGAAGAGACAGTGGGGCAGAGTTTCTCTACGAAGGGTCACAGGGACGAGTGTTCAAAGAGAACCACCTGCGTCTGACTCACGTTCGAGTGCCTGGAGAGCCGCACAGTGCCAATGCGGGAATATACCTCTGCGTCAGACTGAGGGCTAGGTGGGGTAGTGTAGATGATGGGGTGCGGCAGAGGTAGAATGGAGGGAGGTCGAGATGAAGGTGGCGGTGGTGGAGGAAGGAATGGAGGGATGACTGGTTGACTTGAAACCACAGTTGGAGGTGGAGAAGATGATAGTGCCTCCACAGGGGGAGAGGAATTCACTAAAGATAAACCTGGGGGTTCATGTGGGTGTTTCAAGGTGTAGTTTGCCATGTGGTAGAAGCCAAAGTACTCCAAAGAATTTCCTGCCTGAGCCAAATGCAGTTTGTGCCGCAGGAGAAAGACACAGTAAAACAGAACCAAGATGAGGAACCCGGCAAGAACCACAAGCACCAAGGCCACGTTTACATCCCAGCAAGCCAAGGTCTTACAGTTGTCAGATGGGGAGCCCTCTGCGGATGGCTTGTGTCCTACATGCGGAAGTATTAGCTGTTCGGAACACTTCACGTTTGTTTCAGTGACTGTCGACATGGCTGTTTCCAC from Hemibagrus wyckioides isolate EC202008001 linkage group LG18, SWU_Hwy_1.0, whole genome shotgun sequence harbors:
- the LOC131368787 gene encoding uncharacterized protein LOC131368787, whose protein sequence is MSTVTETNVKCSEQLILPHVGHKPSAEGSPSDNCKTLACWDVNVALVLVVLAGFLILVLFYCVFLLRHKLHLAQAGNSLEYFGFYHMANYTLKHPHEPPGLSLVNSSPPVEALSSSPPPTVVSSQPVIPPFLPPPPPPSSRPPSILPLPHPIIYTTPPSPQSDAEVYSRIGTVRLSRHSNVSQTQVVLFEHSSL